The Triplophysa rosa unplaced genomic scaffold, Trosa_1v2 scaffold17_ERROPOS7180667+, whole genome shotgun sequence genome has a window encoding:
- the LOC130549825 gene encoding uncharacterized protein LOC130549825, producing the protein MAEILGVSKRTVKRRLRKFNISLRDRYTNLSDSDLDNLVRELVGGNDELGAEAVRARLAGQGIVVQRHRVRQSLIRTNPMGAAQRVTKRRLHRRIYKVAGPNSLWHLDGNHKLIRWRIVIHGGIDGYSRLVVFLKASDNNQSNTVFDNFVEAIGKHGLPSRVRCDFGGENNAVCLFMNVFRGSNRGSALRGRSTHNHRIERLWGDVWRGITNTYYTLFMLLESEGKIDSTNEMHLWALHYVYIPRINRDLLLFVNQWNHHKLRTARYMSPHQIFIRGCLLQLHRNQTGIQGILGVDEEPVEEMNTPPAAEVVVPPGSHTVFHWPEAVEIPANQLNLQDRHMEQLVKLVNPLGGRRDDLGTDLLEQNINFLENIDNDRE; encoded by the exons ATGGCAGAAATCTTGGGAGTGTCCAAACGAACAGTAAAGCGACGTTTAAG GAAATTCAACATTTCACTTAGAGACAGATACACCAATCTATCAGACTCTGATCTTGATAACCTAGTCAGAGAACTAGTTGGAGGCAATGATGAGCTTGGGGCAGAAGCAGTGAGAGCGCGTCTGGCAGGTCAGGGGATTGTAGTGCAGCGGCACAGAGTGAGACAAAGTTTAATCAGGACCAATCCAATGGGAGCAGCCCAGAGGGTCACCAAGCGAAGACTACACAGAAGAATCTATAAAGTTGCAGGCCCAAACTCATTATGGCACTTGGATGGCAATCACAAGTTAATCAG GTGGCGAATTGTCATACACGGTGGAATTGATGGCTACAGCAGACTTGTTGTTTTCTTGAAGGCTTCTGACAACAATCAGAGCAACACTGTTTTTGATAATTTTGTAGAGGCCATTGGTAAACACGGACTACCTTCAAGAGTCCGCTGTGATTTTGGAGGGGAGAATAATGCAGTCTGTCTTTTCATGAACGTTTTTAGGGGCTCAAACAGAGGAAGTGCTCTGAGAGGAAGGAGCACGCACAATCACAGGATTGAGAGACTGTGGGGTGATGTTTGGCGGGGCATCACTAATACTTACTACACCTTATTCATGCTTTTGGAGAGTGAGGGTAAAATTGACAGCACCAATGAAATGCATCTCTGGGCACTGCATTATGTGTATATACCCAGAATCAACAGAGATCTGCTACTGTTTGTTAATCAGTGGAACCACCACAAGCTACGAACTGCACGTTACATGTCTCCCCACCAGATCTTTATTCGAGGATGTCTCTTGCAGCTACATCGAAACCAGACTGGTATACAGGGAATTCTTGGAGTAGATGAGGAACCAGTTGAAGAAATGAACACTCCCCCAGCTGCAGAAGTTGTTGTTCCTCCTGGTTCTCATACTGTATTCCACTGGCCAGAGGCTGTTGAGATTCCTGCCAACCAATTAAACCTCCAAGACAGACACATGGAACAGCTTGTGAAGCTTGTCAACCCACTTGGTGGGAGGCGGGATGATTTAGGAACTGATCTTCTGGAGCAAAATATTAACTTCCTTGAAAATATTGACAATGACAGAGAGTAA